Within the Sphingobium baderi genome, the region TTCCTCGGCAGCGGCGGCGACGCTTATTATGAAGGAAGCAATCTGTCGCGAAAGCAGGACGTGGTGGTCGTTACCCTGAACCATCGGCTCAATGCGTTCGGCTACCTGCAACTCGGTGCTGAAGCAGGCGAGAAATTCGCCGACTCGAATATGGTTGGCATGCTCGATATCGTTCAGGCACTGCGCTGGGTGAAGGCGAATATCGCACAGTTTGGCGGCGATCCGGATAATGTCACCATCTTCGGCCAGTCCGGCGGCGGCTCGAAGGTCAGCACGCTCACCGCGATGCCGGTCGCCAAGGGACTGTTCCAGAAAGCCATTATCGAAAGCGGTGCCGCCACGCGTCTGGCGACCGTTGAGGATGCCACGGCCACGCGCGACAAGCTGCTCTCAATCCTTGGCATCAAGCCCGATGAGGTGCTGAAGCTGCAGAGCGTTCCGATGGACGAACTGATCTTGGCGGGCGGAAAGGCCGGTCTGCTGGCTTTCTCGCCGGCTGTCGATGGCAAGATCCTGCCGACCCATCCCTTCGATCCGATTGCCTCTCCGGTATCCGCGACCATCCCGCTGATGGTGGGCACGACCAAGGATGAGGCAACCAATGTCGTCCTTTCGGACCCAACCTGGCCCACCATGGATGAGGCGGATCTAGTTAAGCGTGCATCGGCAATGGTCGGACCGGACCGGGCGGCCAAGGCGATTGAACTCTATCGGTCCAAGGCGCCCCAGGACAAGCCAATGCATCTGTTCACCAGCATGATGACAGATCAGGTCTTTACGCACAGTTCGATCCTGCTTGCCGAACGCAGGGTTGCACAGGGCAAGGCCCCGGTATTCATGTACAAGGTCAACTGGGAAACGCCGGTGCTTGGCGGCAAGCTGCGTTCGCCGCATGCTGTCGAGCTTCCGTTCGTCTTCGACAATGTCGACGTCTCGGCGGGGTTGGTGGGCGCAGGACCGGAGCAGCAGCAGATGGCCGACCTGATGAGCAGCGCTTTTGCGGCGTTCGCGCGGACAGGCAATCCGGATGTTGCGGATCATCCGCACTGGCCAGCCTATACGCTGGCGAAGCGCGAGACATTCATCTTCGATCTCCCCGCGCATGTCGAATCCGATCCCAATCGTGACTTCCGCATTTTCTGGGAGAAACAGCCGGCGCCTGTGATGGGCGGCAGGAAGGATTCGCCGCTTAAGGATGCGCTCGATCCGAAAAAGCTCGGATCGGAATAGGCCCGATCTTCACACCAACATCATCGCCGGAGTAAATATATGGGCGTGGTTCAGGAAAAATTTGTCGAGGAATTTTGTGACGCCTGGGGTGACGGGACCGATGAAAGTCGCCCGGACGTCGAAAAGATATTGTCGATGATGTCACCCGATGCCGAATGGCAATTATGGGTGCCTGGTGGTCCGACGATCCGCGGCCGTGATGCGCTGCGTGCCGAAATCCATCGCCAGATGCGGTTCGCGACGAACAACAAGTGCAATGTCGTCAACGTTCTGTCGAACGATCATATGGTCATGCAGGAAAGATCCGATCAGGCCATTATCCGCGGCAAGCCATGCCCGCATCAGATGGTCGCTATCTACGAACTTGACGGGAACGGCCTGATCAAGCGCTGGCGCGAATATCTCGACATGATGGACCTGTTGAAGAAACAGGGCGGAGACCTCAACGACGCAGCCTATGGCGGCTGATACCCACGCCCGAACTACAATAAATATCTGGCGTAATGAATGAAGGGAGGCGCCGCCACTGGCGGTGACCTCCACGGACAAGGTGAGGAAGGCTGACCGGCGACAATGCCGACGGCGCCGCGCGACGGAACTCGGTTTTTCGAGCTGCGAAGCCGTGCCTGCGACAGGACGACGACCGGTCAGCCATTTGGCTGAAGGGAAATCATGATGAATGCAGCACTTTCTTCAAGTGTGATCGCCAGGCTTGCGTTGATGGCCGGCTGTTCGGTCGTTGCGGTCGGTACGGCGGCGGCGCAAACCGGATCGTCGGCTTCGAAGGACACGTCCGCGGCGCAGACGCCGACCGACGCCACCAATCTGGCGAACCCGATGGCTGACATCATAGTCGTCGCACGGCGTAGCGAGGAACGGCTGCAATCCGTTCCACTCAGCATTACCGCCGTGTCCAACGCTCAATTGTCAGCGACCACCGTCACCACCGGCACCGACCTTCAGAAGCTGGTCCCCACGCTGAACGTCGGGGTAAGCATCTTCGGTTCAAGTCAGCAATATTCCCTGCGCGGCGTTCGAACGGGGGTGGTGACCTATTTCAATGAAGTGCCGGTTTCGACCAGTGCCGCTGATCTCCAGCTCTGGGATCTGCAATCCGTTCAGGCGATTGCGGGCCCGCAAGGCACATTGTTCGGGCGCAACAGCACTGGCGGCGCGGTATTGTTCGTTCCGCAGCGGCCAAAGGATGAATTTGGCGGCTATGTCGACGGCCGGATCGGCAGCTATAATTTGCGCGAAGTGACGGGTGTGATCAATGTCCCGATCGCCGATGTGTTGAAGGTCCGTCTCGGCGTTCAGCGTACCAAGCGCGATGCCTTGACGAAGAATATCTCCGGCCCGGACATGAACACGCAGGATCGGACGGTCGTGCGGGCCTCGGTATTGTTCGAACCGACCAGTTGGCTTTCCAACTATACCGTGTTCCTCTATTCGCACCGCGATGAGCGGCCGCTGGCCCAGATCAGCGGGTCCGATGGCGTTGTCGTCTCCTGTCCGACCAGTATCCCCAGTTGTGTCTATGGCGCTACATATAACGAAGAACTGCTGGACCAGCATGCCCGTGGCATCAGAACCGTATCCATCCCGCTCGATACGCGGCAATATGATGAACCTTGGCTGCTTACAAATATCCTGTCCGCACAGGCCGGGGATATCACGTTCAAATATATTGCTGGCTATGGCGGCAACAAGCAGGATCAGTTTACCAGCCAGTTGTCGATCGCCTTGCCAGTCATTGTCGGTGATAATGAATCGAAATCGCGCCAGCACACCCATGAACTGGAAATTCTTGGCAGCATGTTCGACAATCGCCTGACCTGGGTGGGTGGTCTTTATTATTGGAAGAATCGTTCGAATAGTCTGAACCGCTATCTGTTGTTTGCACCCGCGGGCACTGTTCTGTCCGATCTGACGACTCAGCAGACCGGCGGCATCGATCAGCAGATTTCGAAGGCCGTTTACGGTCAGGCGACGTTCGCCGCTACCGACCGGCTCAAATTGACCGCGGGCGTGCGTTACACCAAGGACAAGCAACTCACCAATCAGGTCGGGTACAGCCCGGGCCTCCAGTGTAACCTCCCTGATTTCCCCAATGTCGATCTGACGACCTGCCACCAGCGCATTACGTCGACCTCGGATGCCGTCACCTACAACTTCTCGGTTGATTATGAGCTGTCGGACAAGGTTCTTGTCTATGCCACGACGCGCAAGGGCTATAATGCGGGCGGCTTCAACGCCAATATCAACGACCCCAAGCTCGAAATCGTGAAACCTGAATATATCCGCGATTATGAGGCGGGCGTGAAGGCGGACTGGAATCTCGGTTTGGTTCC harbors:
- a CDS encoding TonB-dependent receptor — translated: MMNAALSSSVIARLALMAGCSVVAVGTAAAQTGSSASKDTSAAQTPTDATNLANPMADIIVVARRSEERLQSVPLSITAVSNAQLSATTVTTGTDLQKLVPTLNVGVSIFGSSQQYSLRGVRTGVVTYFNEVPVSTSAADLQLWDLQSVQAIAGPQGTLFGRNSTGGAVLFVPQRPKDEFGGYVDGRIGSYNLREVTGVINVPIADVLKVRLGVQRTKRDALTKNISGPDMNTQDRTVVRASVLFEPTSWLSNYTVFLYSHRDERPLAQISGSDGVVVSCPTSIPSCVYGATYNEELLDQHARGIRTVSIPLDTRQYDEPWLLTNILSAQAGDITFKYIAGYGGNKQDQFTSQLSIALPVIVGDNESKSRQHTHELEILGSMFDNRLTWVGGLYYWKNRSNSLNRYLLFAPAGTVLSDLTTQQTGGIDQQISKAVYGQATFAATDRLKLTAGVRYTKDKQLTNQVGYSPGLQCNLPDFPNVDLTTCHQRITSTSDAVTYNFSVDYELSDKVLVYATTRKGYNAGGFNANINDPKLEIVKPEYIRDYEAGVKADWNLGLVPIRTNISAFLSKYKDIQRTTSLILDDLVVTGNFNAAAATIYGGQIEVLARPVTGFDLQASYGYLQTKYDSFDNPLVGNLTGNKFAQAPTHTLHLAGTYTYPLSVGELVANASYGYTSSVTFADDNITTPGNTARGYGLVDARLSWNNVAGLGIDASVYVKNATNKKYILNATDRTTPFGFVSRLYGDQRTVGLQVRYSFGDR
- a CDS encoding limonene-1,2-epoxide hydrolase family protein, which encodes MGVVQEKFVEEFCDAWGDGTDESRPDVEKILSMMSPDAEWQLWVPGGPTIRGRDALRAEIHRQMRFATNNKCNVVNVLSNDHMVMQERSDQAIIRGKPCPHQMVAIYELDGNGLIKRWREYLDMMDLLKKQGGDLNDAAYGG
- a CDS encoding carboxylesterase/lipase family protein; translation: MNRKTSYYVAAAALSMVPIASGASEASPSSSAPVVQTTEGKLEGQASKGVFSFLGIHYGADTSGANRFLPPQAPSAWVGVRKADHMGNRCPQPTVKMPPEMATVLSFSDLPMSEDCLVLNVWSPNVGDGKKRPVMVWLHGGGFFLGSGGDAYYEGSNLSRKQDVVVVTLNHRLNAFGYLQLGAEAGEKFADSNMVGMLDIVQALRWVKANIAQFGGDPDNVTIFGQSGGGSKVSTLTAMPVAKGLFQKAIIESGAATRLATVEDATATRDKLLSILGIKPDEVLKLQSVPMDELILAGGKAGLLAFSPAVDGKILPTHPFDPIASPVSATIPLMVGTTKDEATNVVLSDPTWPTMDEADLVKRASAMVGPDRAAKAIELYRSKAPQDKPMHLFTSMMTDQVFTHSSILLAERRVAQGKAPVFMYKVNWETPVLGGKLRSPHAVELPFVFDNVDVSAGLVGAGPEQQQMADLMSSAFAAFARTGNPDVADHPHWPAYTLAKRETFIFDLPAHVESDPNRDFRIFWEKQPAPVMGGRKDSPLKDALDPKKLGSE